A genomic stretch from Candidatus Flexicrinis proximus includes:
- a CDS encoding succinate dehydrogenase iron-sulfur subunit, whose product MVDVTLRVRRYNPESTSQRKPYWQEFELKNCEPTDRVLDLLQRVKQQQDGTLSLRSSCAHGVCGSDAMRIDGRNRLACKCLIRDLAPSTATNIKIQVEPILGLPVLKDLIVDMEPFFAHYREVMPWFINDEPVPANGRERLQSAEDRERFDDTTKCILCACCTTSCPSFWANGKYVGPAAIVQAHRFIFDSRDKGAAQRLSVLAEPNGVWRCRTIFNCTPACPREIEVTKAIGEVKLAIMRGSPEGIIKVTEIKERVVNS is encoded by the coding sequence ATGGTTGACGTAACACTGCGTGTTCGGCGCTACAACCCCGAGAGCACGAGCCAGCGCAAGCCGTACTGGCAGGAATTCGAACTTAAGAACTGCGAGCCGACCGACCGCGTGCTTGACCTGCTCCAGCGTGTCAAGCAGCAGCAGGACGGAACCCTTTCGCTGCGCAGTTCCTGCGCGCACGGCGTGTGCGGTTCGGATGCGATGCGCATCGACGGCCGCAACCGGCTGGCTTGCAAGTGCCTGATCCGCGATCTGGCGCCCTCAACGGCGACCAACATCAAAATCCAGGTTGAGCCGATCCTGGGGCTGCCCGTGCTCAAAGACCTGATCGTCGATATGGAGCCGTTCTTCGCCCATTACCGCGAAGTGATGCCCTGGTTCATCAACGACGAACCTGTGCCAGCCAATGGCCGCGAACGCCTCCAATCGGCGGAAGATCGTGAGCGCTTCGACGATACGACTAAGTGCATCCTGTGCGCGTGCTGCACGACCTCGTGCCCCTCGTTCTGGGCCAACGGCAAATATGTCGGTCCGGCCGCGATCGTCCAGGCGCACCGCTTCATTTTCGACAGCCGCGATAAGGGCGCTGCACAGCGTCTGAGTGTGCTGGCCGAGCCGAACGGCGTGTGGCGCTGCCGTACGATCTTCAACTGCACGCCGGCCTGCCCGCGTGAAATCGAAGTGACCAAGGCCATCGGCGAGGTCAAGCTGGCCATCATGCGCGGCTCGCCCGAAGGCATCATCAAGGTCACCGAGATCAAGGAACGCGTTGTCAACAGCTAG
- a CDS encoding restriction endonuclease — translation MSVPTHFEIMIPLLNYVRDGRAYPVRQVIEAMAQELQISPEDRVELLPSKKQARFDNRVHWAASYMKQAGLMASSRRGLWEISEEGRRVLQSGIKSIDRDFLLQYPSFRNFATATRTTSDDRHDTYPVANDKTPEELIELSHNELNQQLATDLLELIQGLNPQFFEQLVVDLLLAMGYGSSLGYGQRIGQTGDGGIDGYIQEDKLGLETIYIQAKRWGSGHVVGRPDIQAFVGSLASAGADKGVFLTTSTFSQHAREYARALNQYKVILIDGVTLTALMIEHNVGVATQKTYLIKRIDSDYFRED, via the coding sequence ATGTCAGTTCCAACTCACTTTGAAATCATGATTCCGCTGTTGAACTACGTGCGGGACGGCAGAGCCTATCCTGTAAGACAAGTGATAGAAGCTATGGCTCAGGAGTTGCAGATAAGCCCTGAAGATCGCGTCGAACTTCTTCCAAGCAAGAAACAGGCGCGATTCGACAATCGAGTTCACTGGGCAGCAAGTTATATGAAACAGGCGGGCTTGATGGCGTCTTCGCGCCGTGGACTCTGGGAGATTAGTGAAGAAGGCCGACGCGTACTTCAGAGCGGCATCAAGTCTATCGATCGCGACTTTTTGCTTCAGTACCCTTCATTTCGCAATTTCGCGACAGCTACAAGAACCACCTCAGACGACCGTCACGATACTTATCCTGTGGCAAACGATAAAACGCCCGAAGAGCTAATTGAGTTATCTCATAACGAACTAAATCAGCAACTCGCAACGGATTTGCTTGAGCTCATTCAGGGACTAAACCCTCAGTTTTTCGAGCAACTTGTAGTGGACCTGCTACTTGCGATGGGTTATGGCAGCAGCCTTGGATACGGGCAGCGTATTGGACAAACCGGCGATGGCGGTATCGACGGGTACATTCAAGAGGATAAGTTGGGTCTTGAGACGATCTACATTCAGGCGAAAAGATGGGGCAGCGGACACGTTGTAGGAAGACCAGATATTCAGGCTTTTGTCGGAAGTTTGGCAAGTGCAGGGGCCGACAAGGGTGTCTTCCTAACAACATCTACTTTCTCACAGCATGCCCGTGAATACGCACGAGCACTGAACCAATACAAAGTGATCCTTATTGATGGTGTAACGTTGACTGCGCTGATGATAGAACACAATGTTGGGGTTGCGACTCAGAAGACCTATCTCATCAAGCGAATTGACAGCGATTACTTCCGCGAAGATTAA
- a CDS encoding DNA translocase FtsK produces the protein MEPGYVAQRDRQSRVKVSAIAQLDKDLQLALGARSIRIEAPVPGKGYVGIEVPNDTPMTVSLRDLMESARYKQISSPLALAFGEAVDGTPVAADLTGMPHLLIAGTTGSGKSVMVNAIICSLLLRNTPDKVRFIMVDPKRVELTSYNGIPHLVAPVVVDVERIIGVLKWVTREMDDRYKKFSVAGARNIDDYNRNRAPEIDLMPFIVVIIDELADLMMLAPEEAERYITRIAAMARATGIHLVIATQRPSADVVTGLIKANFPARIAFAVASNIDSRVILDQPGAEKLLGRGDMLYLSGDSPAAQRLQGVFVSDKEIQSIVGFWKAQGEAAPTKGTIIFSVERTRIPPRR, from the coding sequence GTGGAGCCGGGTTACGTTGCCCAGCGCGACCGTCAGAGCCGCGTCAAAGTCAGCGCCATCGCGCAGCTCGACAAGGACCTCCAGCTTGCGTTGGGGGCACGCTCGATCCGTATCGAAGCGCCGGTGCCGGGCAAGGGGTACGTCGGCATTGAAGTGCCGAACGACACCCCGATGACGGTCAGCCTGCGCGACCTGATGGAAAGCGCGCGCTACAAGCAGATCAGTTCGCCGCTGGCGCTGGCCTTTGGTGAGGCGGTCGATGGCACCCCGGTTGCCGCCGACCTGACCGGTATGCCCCACCTGCTGATCGCAGGCACGACCGGCTCCGGTAAGTCGGTCATGGTCAACGCGATTATCTGCAGCCTGCTCCTTCGCAACACGCCGGATAAAGTGCGCTTTATCATGGTCGATCCGAAGCGCGTCGAGCTGACCAGCTACAACGGTATCCCGCATCTCGTCGCCCCGGTCGTCGTCGATGTCGAGCGAATCATCGGCGTGCTGAAGTGGGTAACGCGCGAGATGGATGACCGCTATAAGAAGTTCAGCGTCGCCGGCGCACGTAACATTGACGATTACAACCGCAACCGCGCGCCCGAGATCGATCTGATGCCGTTCATTGTGGTGATCATCGACGAGTTGGCCGACCTGATGATGCTGGCCCCGGAAGAGGCAGAGCGCTACATCACCCGTATCGCGGCGATGGCGCGCGCGACCGGCATCCATCTGGTGATTGCCACGCAGCGTCCGTCGGCAGACGTCGTCACCGGTCTGATTAAGGCCAACTTCCCGGCCCGTATCGCGTTCGCCGTGGCCTCGAACATCGACAGCCGCGTTATCCTTGACCAGCCCGGTGCAGAAAAGCTGCTGGGACGCGGCGACATGCTGTATCTGTCCGGCGATTCTCCTGCAGCACAGCGGCTGCAGGGCGTGTTCGTGTCGGATAAGGAAATTCAGAGCATCGTCGGTTTCTGGAAGGCGCAGGGCGAGGCGGCCCCCACGAAGGGTACGATCATCTTCTCGGTCGAAAGGACGAGGATACCCCCACGCCGGTGA
- a CDS encoding protein kinase gives MIGRKLRNRYLVQQLIGEGSTAAVYAALDERLNRTVAIKLLLANVRDTTRKRFMQEANAAAQLNHPNIMAMYELEDDDERPFLVLEYVEGDPLSKFVPSPPATVVRLGKQVADALHYAHEKGIIHRDIKPANIKVTPNGQVKIMDMGLALSRHTPRVTAYGMVIGTPAYLSPEQAQGQPLDARTDVYSLGIVLYEMATGRLPFTSDDIAALLMQQVRQPPQPITNLVPSFPRSLEAVILKSLEKQPARRYQTAAQFAEALEAALSSGNSSAPSAINSDAADQTKTASGQSDSARTLRVMLADDHTLLRQTLAGMLESSGNFLVVAEAGDGDTALTKALAVLPDILLLDINMPGRSGLEILPLLRRDAPQIKVLILTGRDEDAYIVRALRSGAHGYLLKSAEEKN, from the coding sequence ATGATTGGCCGGAAACTTCGTAACCGTTATTTAGTCCAGCAGCTCATCGGTGAAGGTTCGACAGCGGCGGTTTATGCCGCGCTGGACGAGCGCCTTAACCGTACCGTTGCGATCAAGCTGCTCCTGGCGAACGTACGCGATACCACGCGCAAACGTTTTATGCAGGAGGCGAACGCTGCCGCGCAGTTGAACCACCCGAACATCATGGCGATGTACGAGCTGGAAGACGACGACGAGCGCCCGTTCCTGGTGCTGGAATACGTTGAGGGTGATCCACTCAGCAAATTCGTGCCATCTCCTCCCGCCACCGTAGTACGCCTGGGTAAACAGGTCGCGGATGCGCTGCACTATGCCCATGAAAAAGGCATCATCCACCGCGACATCAAGCCGGCCAATATCAAGGTCACACCGAACGGCCAGGTCAAGATCATGGATATGGGGCTGGCATTAAGCCGTCATACGCCCCGTGTCACAGCCTACGGTATGGTGATCGGCACACCCGCCTATCTTTCGCCTGAGCAGGCTCAAGGCCAGCCACTGGACGCGCGAACCGACGTCTATTCGCTCGGTATCGTGCTCTACGAAATGGCGACCGGACGACTGCCTTTTACTTCGGACGACATTGCGGCGCTGTTGATGCAGCAGGTCAGGCAGCCCCCGCAACCGATCACGAATCTCGTGCCCAGTTTCCCGCGTTCACTGGAAGCCGTAATCCTGAAGTCCCTTGAGAAGCAGCCCGCGCGCCGCTACCAGACGGCGGCACAGTTTGCCGAAGCGCTTGAAGCTGCATTATCCTCGGGAAACTCATCCGCACCGAGCGCTATAAACAGCGATGCGGCCGACCAGACAAAAACCGCATCAGGGCAGAGTGATAGCGCCCGTACGCTGCGTGTCATGCTGGCTGACGATCACACCCTTCTGCGCCAAACGCTGGCGGGCATGCTCGAATCGTCGGGCAACTTCCTGGTCGTGGCAGAGGCCGGAGATGGCGATACGGCGCTCACAAAGGCATTGGCCGTCCTGCCTGATATCCTGCTGCTCGACATCAATATGCCGGGGCGCAGCGGCCTCGAAATCCTGCCACTTCTGCGGCGAGACGCACCGCAGATCAAGGTCCTGATTTTGACGGGACGCGACGAAGACGCCTATATCGTGCGCGCGCTCCGCTCAGGAGCCCACGGTTACCTGCTGAAGAGCGCGGAAGAAAAGAACTGA
- a CDS encoding MFS transporter, with amino-acid sequence MSTSTAQGLTPYQTEPIYRRNFIYFLIDGILFTVAMGIIGTNTVIPDFVRRLTDSEILIGLSGSLFTIGFSLPQLFIARYIVRSARKKWWFVGPNIPVRFIILIFAGITVWLGKDQPELVLLAFFVCYSIAALGDGLVGVPWADLAGTSLDNRWRARMFGLMTAATGVIMLLVAPLIGAVLSESGPGFPENYAILFGAAGVLFVISILPGIFIHELPGGKAVEKLPSLREFLPELGRVLREDIPFRAFIIARMFTSLFMMAAPFYIGFATVQLRMSSEVAVPGLLATQTIGSVAGALVYTWLGARNNLLYIQLALFGTALVPICALLAVAAGPLPLYVGFLLSGLATSNLLLGQHNWIVGYADSDKRPVYVGLSNTIAAVVSLIAPFIGGVIAQSVGYEALFGVALVMTLGALFVTVRYIPYTPAMTEAEAVSEG; translated from the coding sequence ATGTCCACGTCCACTGCACAGGGATTGACGCCCTACCAAACTGAACCGATCTATCGCCGCAACTTCATCTACTTTCTCATCGACGGAATTCTGTTCACGGTGGCAATGGGGATAATCGGCACCAACACGGTGATTCCCGATTTTGTCCGCCGCCTGACCGACTCTGAAATCCTGATCGGACTGTCCGGCAGCCTGTTCACGATAGGATTCTCGCTGCCGCAGCTGTTCATCGCGCGCTACATCGTCCGATCTGCGCGCAAGAAGTGGTGGTTTGTCGGCCCTAACATCCCGGTACGGTTCATCATCCTGATCTTCGCCGGAATCACGGTATGGCTTGGCAAGGATCAGCCGGAACTCGTCCTGCTGGCATTTTTCGTGTGCTACAGTATCGCGGCGTTGGGAGACGGACTTGTCGGTGTGCCGTGGGCCGATCTGGCGGGAACCAGCCTGGATAACCGCTGGCGCGCGCGGATGTTCGGCCTGATGACCGCTGCCACAGGTGTGATTATGCTGCTGGTCGCGCCGTTGATCGGGGCGGTGCTCAGTGAGAGCGGGCCGGGCTTCCCGGAAAACTACGCCATCCTGTTCGGGGCGGCAGGCGTATTGTTTGTAATCTCGATATTGCCCGGCATTTTCATCCATGAACTTCCGGGAGGCAAAGCGGTTGAAAAGCTGCCGTCTCTCCGCGAGTTTCTGCCGGAGCTGGGGCGCGTGCTGCGCGAAGACATCCCCTTCCGGGCCTTTATCATTGCACGCATGTTCACGAGCCTGTTTATGATGGCCGCACCGTTCTACATTGGATTTGCCACAGTACAGTTGCGGATGTCGAGTGAGGTAGCCGTCCCCGGACTGCTGGCTACACAAACGATCGGCAGCGTCGCCGGCGCGCTGGTCTATACGTGGTTGGGCGCACGCAACAATCTGCTGTATATCCAGCTCGCGCTGTTCGGCACGGCGCTGGTACCGATTTGCGCGCTGCTGGCCGTGGCTGCAGGGCCGCTGCCGCTATATGTTGGCTTTCTGCTGTCAGGTCTGGCAACCAGTAATCTGCTGCTCGGCCAGCACAATTGGATTGTGGGTTACGCCGATTCCGACAAGCGCCCGGTCTATGTAGGGCTGTCGAATACGATAGCGGCAGTGGTTTCACTAATCGCACCGTTCATCGGCGGCGTTATCGCCCAATCCGTTGGCTACGAAGCCCTGTTCGGCGTGGCGCTGGTCATGACCCTTGGCGCGCTGTTCGTCACGGTGCGATACATCCCCTATACCCCCGCCATGACCGAGGCAGAAGCGGTAAGTGAAGGGTGA
- a CDS encoding formylglycine-generating enzyme family protein, which produces MLNVIFTGVYAQDPTPTPLQAGDVRTDDFEIEQVYVPSGCFLMGTSEAEAEYAATLEAPSWAKGRLSSEQVQHETCLSEGFWIDKTEVTNAAFDVFVEAGGYTSEVYWSEDGWKWLGRQQRNNLPLRCLTNWAENAPRVCITWYEAEAYARWRGGALPTEAQWEFAARGPDSLIYPWGNEWDAARANVLDSDETMPVDAFPEGASWVGALDMAGNAMEWVADWLSAGYESDTVADPTGPETGRIKVEKGVGGVAMR; this is translated from the coding sequence ATGTTGAATGTGATTTTTACAGGGGTTTACGCCCAGGACCCGACCCCGACGCCGCTCCAAGCTGGTGACGTCCGGACCGACGATTTCGAAATCGAACAGGTGTATGTCCCGTCCGGGTGCTTCCTGATGGGCACGAGCGAGGCTGAGGCGGAGTATGCCGCAACGCTCGAAGCGCCATCATGGGCAAAGGGCCGTCTGTCGTCCGAGCAGGTGCAGCACGAGACCTGCCTGAGCGAGGGTTTCTGGATCGACAAGACAGAAGTCACGAATGCGGCGTTCGATGTATTTGTGGAGGCGGGCGGCTATACGTCGGAAGTCTACTGGTCCGAGGATGGCTGGAAGTGGCTTGGACGGCAGCAGCGTAACAACCTGCCGCTGCGGTGTTTGACCAACTGGGCCGAAAATGCCCCCAGAGTCTGCATCACCTGGTATGAGGCTGAAGCCTACGCACGCTGGCGCGGCGGTGCGCTGCCCACGGAGGCACAGTGGGAATTCGCGGCACGAGGGCCAGACTCGCTGATTTACCCGTGGGGTAACGAGTGGGATGCGGCACGCGCAAATGTGCTCGACAGCGATGAAACCATGCCGGTTGACGCGTTTCCAGAGGGCGCAAGCTGGGTGGGCGCGCTGGATATGGCCGGCAATGCGATGGAATGGGTTGCTGATTGGCTGTCTGCAGGATACGAGTCAGATACGGTGGCCGACCCGACCGGACCGGAAACCGGTCGCATCAAGGTCGAAAAAGGGGTTGGTGGGGTAGCAATGCGTTAG
- the atpF gene encoding F0F1 ATP synthase subunit B has translation MGKNKAFLLLIVMAILAFAVTPAFAAEEGGDPLGALGINGGFLVAQWVNFGLIFVLLTVLLWRPIMNHLDARSAKIKQGIEDAAAAANARRNAEAEAEKILTQAQKEVSLKVGEGQSRAEEVAKQVEAEARKEAEKILADARVAATAARDAELAGLRGQVTAIAVAISQRLIGETIDEKRQKKLVSEFLTSVPADAKNLSGNVEVISAMPLEDAEQTSVKKAIGSSTVTFNVDPAILGGLVIRAGGRVIDGSVKNNLNAMASRLN, from the coding sequence ATGGGTAAGAATAAAGCATTCCTGCTGTTGATCGTGATGGCGATCCTCGCCTTTGCGGTCACCCCCGCCTTCGCCGCTGAAGAAGGTGGCGATCCGCTGGGCGCACTGGGTATCAACGGCGGCTTCCTGGTGGCACAGTGGGTCAATTTCGGCCTGATTTTCGTGCTGCTGACCGTACTGCTGTGGCGCCCGATCATGAACCACCTTGACGCGCGCTCTGCAAAGATCAAGCAGGGCATCGAAGACGCGGCAGCGGCGGCCAATGCGCGTAGAAACGCTGAAGCCGAAGCGGAGAAGATCCTGACTCAGGCCCAGAAGGAAGTTTCTTTGAAGGTCGGAGAAGGCCAGAGCCGCGCTGAAGAAGTCGCCAAGCAGGTTGAGGCGGAAGCGCGTAAGGAAGCCGAGAAGATCCTGGCCGATGCACGCGTGGCTGCCACTGCTGCTCGCGATGCCGAACTCGCGGGGCTGCGTGGTCAGGTGACGGCGATCGCCGTCGCAATCAGCCAGCGCCTGATCGGCGAGACCATTGACGAGAAGCGCCAGAAGAAACTGGTCAGTGAATTCCTGACTTCCGTTCCGGCAGATGCCAAAAATCTTTCCGGCAATGTCGAAGTGATCAGCGCCATGCCGCTGGAAGACGCAGAACAGACCAGCGTCAAGAAGGCGATTGGCTCCTCGACCGTTACCTTCAACGTTGACCCGGCCATCCTTGGCGGCCTGGTGATCAGAGCAGGCGGCCGGGTGATCGACGGCTCGGTAAAGAACAACCTGAACGCCATGGCTTCGCGCCTGAACTAG
- the atpE gene encoding ATP synthase F0 subunit C, which translates to MIEGSIETGLKAVGAGLAMVGALGPGVGIGLLVNGALQAIGRNPDAAGQVQTNMILGIVFAEAVAIYCLVVALIVLFVL; encoded by the coding sequence ATGATTGAAGGGTCGATTGAAACAGGCTTGAAGGCGGTTGGTGCGGGTCTGGCCATGGTCGGTGCGCTGGGGCCAGGTGTCGGCATCGGTCTTCTGGTAAACGGCGCGCTGCAGGCCATCGGACGCAACCCGGATGCTGCTGGTCAGGTACAGACCAACATGATTCTCGGTATCGTGTTCGCCGAAGCCGTCGCCATTTACTGCTTGGTTGTCGCGCTCATCGTCCTGTTCGTGCTCTAA